In Halobaculum halobium, a genomic segment contains:
- a CDS encoding 2-methylaconitate cis-trans isomerase PrpF family protein encodes MADPTHQEHLDGTLIRGGTSRGLYVTPGELPDDSERRDEVLIDIFGTPDPLQVDGIGGGNSHTSKVMIVDESDRDDADVAYTFGQIGIENAVVDWSGNCGNLTSGVGVFALRSGLVDTAAPETELTLYNTNTETYVDQVVPVADGKPAVRGDYRVDGVPGTGARIDSYFRRPAGAVTGRLFPTGERVETVTVVGDDYAVSIVDVANPNVFLRARDLGLDGTELPQELNDPELLDRLELIRGAVCERLGLVEDRRDAADQRAAVPQVALVSEPQSYATVSGDRVDAADVDVTSRIVTTQTPHHSYATTGAMCLAAATRLGGTIPAEFARPGDGPDVTIGHPKGTITIGTETGTSAGEPTIERVRVSRTARLLVDGEMYYRADAE; translated from the coding sequence ATGGCCGATCCGACGCACCAAGAGCACCTCGACGGAACGCTGATCCGCGGCGGTACGAGCCGGGGGCTGTACGTGACGCCCGGCGAATTGCCGGACGACAGCGAGCGGCGTGACGAGGTGTTGATCGACATATTCGGGACGCCCGACCCGCTCCAAGTCGACGGGATCGGCGGCGGGAACTCTCACACGAGCAAGGTGATGATCGTCGACGAGAGCGATCGCGACGACGCCGACGTCGCGTACACATTCGGGCAGATCGGGATCGAGAACGCCGTCGTCGACTGGTCGGGGAACTGCGGGAACCTGACGAGCGGCGTCGGCGTCTTCGCGCTCCGTTCGGGGCTCGTCGACACCGCGGCCCCAGAGACTGAGCTAACCCTCTACAACACGAACACGGAGACGTACGTCGACCAAGTCGTTCCCGTCGCCGACGGCAAGCCGGCTGTCCGCGGCGACTACCGGGTCGACGGCGTCCCGGGGACTGGCGCCCGGATCGACTCATACTTCCGACGCCCAGCGGGCGCGGTCACCGGTCGCCTGTTCCCGACCGGAGAGCGCGTCGAGACGGTCACCGTCGTCGGCGACGACTACGCCGTCTCGATCGTCGACGTAGCGAACCCGAACGTGTTCCTCAGGGCCCGCGACCTCGGACTCGACGGAACGGAGCTGCCTCAGGAGCTCAACGACCCGGAGTTGCTCGATCGACTCGAACTGATACGGGGGGCCGTCTGCGAGCGCCTCGGCCTCGTGGAGGACCGACGCGACGCGGCTGACCAGCGGGCCGCGGTCCCGCAGGTCGCGCTGGTGTCGGAGCCCCAGTCGTACGCCACTGTCTCTGGCGACCGCGTCGACGCCGCCGACGTCGACGTCACCTCCCGCATCGTGACGACGCAGACGCCCCACCACTCCTACGCGACGACCGGCGCGATGTGTCTCGCCGCGGCGACCCGCCTCGGCGGAACGATCCCGGCTGAGTTCGCCCGACCCGGCGACGGACCGGACGTGACCATCGGTCATCCGAAGGGAACGATTACGATAGGCACCGAAACGGGGACCAGCGCGGGCGAACCGACTATCGAACGCGTCCGCGTCAGCCGCACCGCTCGACTGCTTGTCGACGGTGAAATGTACTACCGGGCCGACGCCGAGTGA
- a CDS encoding isocitrate/isopropylmalate dehydrogenase family protein: MATHDIAVIPGDGIGPEVVDAALPLVEDAAAASGVTFETTRFEWGTEYYLDHGEMMPEDALDRLEGFDAIFLGAVGHPEVPDHVTLHGLLLPIRKGFDQYVCKRPNVLFEGIESPLRGYGSGDIDFVVYRENTEGEYADVGGREHRGLAHETAVQSALFTRRGTERIVRAAFEAATEREGHLTSITKSNAQAHSMVFWDDVVADVAREFPSVDVERLLVDAAAMDLIRRPHEFDVVVASNLFGDILTDIGAQITGSMGLAPSGNVHPSDEYPSMFEPVHGSAPDIVGRGVANPLATVLSWSLLFEDLGERRTANALWDAVVDQLAASSAPRTPDLGGSEGTEAVVSDLQSRL, from the coding sequence ATGGCCACACATGACATCGCTGTCATCCCCGGCGACGGGATCGGTCCGGAAGTCGTAGACGCAGCGCTTCCCCTCGTCGAGGATGCGGCCGCCGCGTCGGGCGTCACCTTCGAGACGACGCGTTTCGAGTGGGGGACCGAGTACTACCTCGACCACGGCGAAATGATGCCCGAAGACGCGCTCGACCGCCTCGAAGGGTTCGACGCGATCTTCCTCGGCGCCGTCGGCCACCCGGAGGTGCCCGACCACGTGACGTTGCACGGCCTCCTATTGCCGATCCGGAAGGGGTTCGATCAGTACGTCTGCAAGCGACCGAACGTCCTCTTCGAGGGCATCGAGAGCCCGCTCCGCGGCTACGGTTCCGGCGACATCGACTTCGTGGTTTACCGAGAGAACACGGAGGGAGAGTACGCTGACGTCGGCGGACGAGAACACCGGGGGCTGGCCCACGAGACTGCCGTCCAGTCTGCGCTGTTCACCCGGCGCGGGACCGAACGGATCGTCCGGGCAGCGTTCGAGGCCGCGACCGAACGCGAGGGACACCTGACCAGCATCACGAAGTCGAACGCGCAGGCCCACAGCATGGTCTTCTGGGACGACGTGGTTGCGGACGTGGCCCGGGAGTTCCCGTCGGTCGACGTCGAGCGCCTGCTCGTGGACGCCGCAGCGATGGACTTGATCCGCCGCCCCCACGAGTTCGACGTGGTGGTCGCCTCGAACCTCTTCGGCGACATCCTCACCGACATCGGCGCACAGATAACCGGGAGCATGGGGCTGGCGCCCTCGGGGAACGTCCATCCAAGCGACGAGTACCCCTCGATGTTCGAGCCGGTCCACGGAAGTGCCCCCGACATCGTCGGCCGAGGCGTCGCGAACCCCCTCGCGACGGTGCTCTCCTGGTCGCTCCTGTTCGAAGATCTCGGCGAGCGACGGACGGCAAACGCGCTTTGGGACGCTGTCGTGGATCAACTCGCCGCTTCGTCGGCGCCTCGGACTCCGGACCTCGGGGGGTCAGAGGGGACCGAGGCGGTCGTCTCCGACCTCCAGTCACGGCTGTGA
- a CDS encoding MFS transporter — MTTSLVRRLGRFDAVVITAVLWFLGKFVRFAFPPLFERLGTVYDVSAAMLGGAFSALLFVYAALQFPSGLLADRFSPVAVIGGGSLLAAVGALALAVDGPLPVLIGAMLIIGAGTGPLKTVSLQVLSRTYPGQTGRVLGVFDTFGAFGGAAAPAAVVLFAGSPAVFGAGWRTTFLLAGLVGVGVTVALVVRVPERLPDEDTDENADQGSVDAEAAAPVREYGALFREWRFSVFVLVTSLFSFAYNATIAFLPLYFTREAGFGSTTASLLFSALFAVSLVQLLTGEISDRTGTLPVIVLTVGLATVGLGSVLLLTGVGGPLALGGAVVCLGIGAHGYRPVRGAYLMSVIPTSVAGGSLGAVRTIQMVAGASSPALVGVLSETVGLRPAFGLLTAALLAATGLSILLWLADTA; from the coding sequence GTGACCACGTCGCTGGTCCGTCGGCTCGGCCGCTTCGACGCTGTCGTTATCACCGCCGTCCTGTGGTTCCTCGGCAAGTTCGTCCGCTTCGCGTTCCCGCCGCTATTCGAACGTCTCGGGACGGTTTACGACGTCTCCGCCGCTATGCTGGGTGGTGCATTCAGCGCCCTGTTGTTCGTCTACGCGGCTCTCCAGTTCCCGTCTGGCTTGCTCGCCGATCGGTTCAGCCCCGTGGCCGTCATCGGCGGGGGGTCGTTGCTCGCGGCCGTCGGGGCGCTCGCGCTGGCCGTCGACGGCCCGCTCCCCGTGCTCATCGGTGCGATGTTGATCATCGGCGCGGGGACCGGGCCCCTCAAGACCGTCAGCCTGCAGGTGCTCTCTCGAACGTATCCCGGCCAGACGGGCCGAGTGCTCGGCGTGTTCGACACCTTCGGGGCGTTCGGAGGCGCCGCGGCACCGGCGGCCGTGGTGCTGTTCGCCGGCTCACCCGCGGTGTTCGGCGCCGGTTGGCGGACGACGTTCCTCCTCGCCGGGCTCGTCGGGGTCGGTGTCACCGTCGCCCTCGTCGTCCGAGTTCCCGAACGGCTGCCCGACGAGGACACGGACGAGAACGCTGACCAGGGGTCGGTTGACGCCGAGGCCGCCGCCCCGGTCCGCGAGTACGGGGCGCTGTTCCGGGAGTGGCGCTTCTCCGTGTTCGTCCTCGTCACGAGCCTGTTCTCGTTCGCGTATAACGCCACGATCGCCTTCCTCCCGCTGTATTTCACGCGGGAGGCCGGATTCGGCTCGACCACCGCGTCCCTCCTGTTCAGCGCGCTGTTTGCGGTGAGCCTCGTACAGTTGCTCACTGGAGAGATCAGCGACCGGACCGGAACGCTCCCGGTAATCGTTCTCACAGTCGGGCTCGCGACGGTCGGGTTGGGGTCGGTCCTCCTGTTGACTGGCGTCGGCGGTCCGCTCGCGCTGGGCGGGGCAGTCGTCTGTCTCGGGATCGGCGCGCACGGCTACCGCCCCGTTCGGGGCGCGTACTTGATGTCAGTCATCCCTACCTCGGTCGCCGGTGGGAGCCTCGGCGCCGTGCGGACGATCCAGATGGTCGCCGGCGCGTCCTCCCCTGCCCTCGTCGGCGTTCTCTCCGAGACAGTGGGACTCCGGCCGGCGTTCGGCCTCCTCACCGCGGCGCTGCTCGCTGCGACCGGTCTCTCTATCCTGCTCTGGCTGGCCGACACGGCCTGA
- a CDS encoding isocitrate lyase/PEP mutase family protein, with protein sequence MHGRQQLAKTVEESGIAVVPGVYDGISARLVEQQGFASGFLSGAGVSNSRLAQPDVGFLTLPDVADQSREIADAVDIPIWVDADTGYGNAVSVHRTVRRLADAGAAAVMIEDQEWPKRCGHMAGKSVIPFDEAVAKIEAATDARDEHAPDVLLKARTDATEPLGLEEAIERLNAFADAGADVVFADALRSEEDIRRVAAEVDAPLSVNMGFGVRSRPTTPLIPAARLEEIGVDVVIYPRLITAAATAGMKRALAELETAVETPEEYEAPDAVVDWDYYTDLIGKPAVDDLEARFATDED encoded by the coding sequence ATGCACGGGCGTCAGCAGTTGGCCAAGACGGTCGAAGAATCGGGTATCGCGGTCGTACCGGGCGTGTACGACGGTATCAGCGCGAGACTCGTCGAGCAACAGGGGTTCGCGTCGGGCTTCCTGTCGGGGGCTGGCGTCTCGAACAGCCGGCTGGCACAGCCGGACGTCGGCTTCCTCACGCTCCCGGACGTCGCTGACCAGTCGCGAGAGATCGCTGACGCGGTCGATATCCCGATTTGGGTCGACGCAGACACGGGCTACGGGAACGCGGTCAGCGTCCACCGAACGGTCCGGCGGCTGGCAGACGCCGGCGCGGCGGCCGTCATGATTGAAGACCAGGAGTGGCCCAAGCGGTGCGGCCACATGGCGGGCAAGTCCGTCATCCCCTTCGACGAAGCCGTGGCGAAAATCGAGGCTGCGACCGACGCTCGCGACGAGCACGCGCCCGACGTACTGTTGAAGGCGCGGACCGACGCGACCGAACCGCTCGGCCTCGAGGAGGCGATCGAGCGGCTGAACGCGTTCGCCGACGCCGGCGCGGACGTCGTCTTCGCGGACGCGCTGCGCTCCGAGGAGGACATCCGACGGGTTGCTGCGGAGGTGGACGCACCACTCTCAGTGAATATGGGATTCGGTGTTCGAAGCCGTCCGACGACGCCGCTGATCCCGGCCGCGCGGTTGGAGGAGATCGGCGTCGACGTCGTCATCTACCCGCGGCTCATCACCGCCGCGGCGACCGCCGGGATGAAGCGAGCGCTGGCGGAACTGGAAACAGCCGTCGAGACGCCCGAGGAGTACGAGGCTCCCGACGCAGTCGTCGACTGGGACTACTACACGGACCTGATCGGCAAGCCGGCTGTCGATGACCTCGAAGCGCGGTTCGCGACCGACGAGGACTGA